The Carassius auratus strain Wakin chromosome 19, ASM336829v1, whole genome shotgun sequence genomic sequence TGTTTTCCAGGAATTAATTTTTACATGTGCAAAAGCAGTGAACAGTACATAATTCACATGGTCACATCACACAGCTGCAGCACTTCTGCTAGCAGAGAAAAACAAAGCTAGATAGCCTAGCCTTTTTATAATtatatgagaaatatattttcacttCAATTAACAAAATGAAAGATAAAACTGTGCAAAGTATGCAGAATTACTGTTGATTTTTGTGTTGTGCGAACCCTTGGCAGAAAGCAGCATcctatttttcttcattttacaaaagcacaagatttgttttttattgtgaatgcaCACAAATACAACCCAATATTTTACAGTGTTGATTATCTGTATGACTAGAAGTAGTTGTTTTCACTGTTCAAGTGCATGCACACAAACAGTTAAGTGTTTCTAACCTGTTCATTACCATAACAATATACAGTCAGTCAGACAAATAGAGAAAACACTGCTCAGGTTAAATATGTAATACAATCTGTGTCGTTAAGAGATGTCACCGGACTGCAGTGATGTCATGCCAAACACATTTTGCTTGGATATTGGAACGTGAGTGAAGAAAAAACTAGAGTTACATCATAGATAATATTCTGGCATTTAAATACATCACAAATAAGAAAACATTTGGATGTGTGTCAAATGAGAGATCTAATGTAGGTTTAAGTTGTAGGTTTCCCTTTATCCTAAacaattcgttttggcttgttgTTTACAGcctatagttttcatttttgttcctTTCTGAATAGGGTTAAAATGAAAGGATTTgctgtggagtgaggggaactaaaatagacTAGCTATATTAATAATTCATGTAAACATTTCAATTCTCTCACTGGGACATATTTCTgaatctaataataaaatgtgacttacatgtgaattaaattaaaaaaagaataaaattttaTATGGGTAGCATATTTTAACTATGCAGCagatgttttaaaatactttgataaattgctgtaaaaaaacaaaaaaactattaaatgacTTTTAAACTGTTTAACGGATTGTATTAATCTGTCATAATTCTTGCGGTCTGTTAAAAGGGGATTCCTTAGTCGCTGCGAAGAGTtgacaggtttgtgtgtgtgtgtgtgtgtaagagatgTGTGTTGGTTAGTGTGCATTAATTAAAACAGCACATTAATTTAGAACAGTGATTAAACGGACTTGGAACAACTTGTGCATTAATCGGTTTTACTGCATTCCTGCCAGCCAATCATAATCCAGTATTCAAGCAGAATCAGTGTAAATAAGAGTGGGTTGGCTAGGTCCAGATCAATCAGCTGTGGTTGTGGGTGAGATGATGTACCTGTCGTGTTCTCGGCTGCGTCTGCGGTGTGTTCCTCCTCTGGACCTGCTGGGAGAAGCACAAGGTCAGTGTCCTGATCCACAGCTGTGAGGGATGCTGTGGCGCTCACTCGCTCACTCTCTAGGGCTCTGGGATCGTCTGCGGCGTCTGTCGTAGGACGTGCTGCGAGACCTGCGTCTGTCGCGGCTGCGTGAGCGTCTGTGCCGATCGTAGTCGTCGTATCGTGAGCTGCGTGGTGACTGCCGGTCCTTGGACTTCATCTGCCCCGGCGCTGACAAACACAAGAGAGCTCGTCACACTTGGGCCTGGGAAAATAAATCCATGCATCTCGAATCGAGAAATGATTCAGAGATCTTCTGAATGCATGACGATTCTTTCTGGAGTCATTCTGAACTAGGTTgtgaacagcagatggcgctgcatgctttagaaacagcTGTACTCTGCTCGTTTCCAAATACTTACACACTTGAACCAAAAGTAATCATTCATTACATTTGAAGTTTGAAGGGAATCACAAGGCTGTTCGCCGTGGGCTTTGTTTACATTAATCTCATCATAAAAGCATTCTGGGCCAGACTCAGCCGAACACACAAGTGCTCTTCAGCTCTTCTTCATCAGTGCTCCAGTGTGCAGATAAAAActagagcgccatctgctgttaacaTAAGATCAGAATCCATTCCAGAAAGATGCAATCTGAAGATCTCAGAATCAATCCATGAATCGATTCTGCATCGATTTATCGTCACAGCCCTAGGAACAATCGCTCCCAAACACACAGCGTCCTCTCAGAGCGGGTCAGCACTCACTCTTACGGTCTCCCTGAGCGAACTGGATCTCGATCTGCCGTCCACACACCCACTTCCTGTCCAGATTGAGCAGAGCGTCCTCCGCATCCCGGACATCCTCGAACGTGCTGCGCTGTTAAGGGCTCCAACGGAGTGcgttcctcacacacacacaaacactcgctcgctcactcactcactcacacactcgctcactcacacacacacgcaaacacacactcgctcactcacacacactcacacactcgctcactcacacacacacgcaaacacacactcgctcactcactcgctcacacacacacacaaacactcgctcgctcactcactcactcacacactcgctcactcacacacacacgcaaacacacactcgctcactcactcgctcacacacacactcgctcacacacgcacacaaacactcgctcacacacacacacactcactcacacacactcgctcacccgctcactcacacacacacccgctcactcacacacacacccgctcactcacacacacacccgctcactcacacacacacccgctcactcacacacacacacacgctcgctcactctcacacacacacacgctcgctcactctcacacacacacacgctcgctcactcactctcacacacacgctcactcactcactcacacacacgctcactcactcactcacacacacgctcgctctcacacacacacacgctcgctcgctctcactcacacacacacgctcgctcgctctcactcacacacacacgctcgctcgctctcactcacacacacacgctcgctcgctctcactcacacacacacgctcgctcgctctcactcacacacgcacgctcgctcgctctcactcacacacgctcgctcgctctcacacacacacgcacgcacgctcgctctcactcacacacacacgctcgctcactctcacacacacacgctcgctcactctcacacacacacgctcgctcactctcacacacacacgctcgctcactctcacacacacacgctcgctcactctcacacacacacgctcgctcactctcacacacacgctcgctcactctcacacacacacgctcgctcactctcacacacacacgctcgctcactctcactcacacacacgctcgctcactcacacacacgctcgctcactcacacacacgctcgctcactcacacacacgctcgctcactcacacacacgctcgctcactcacacacacacgctcgctcactctcacacacacgctcgctcactctcacacacacgctcgctcacgctcacacacacgctcgctcactctcacacacacacgctcgctcactctcacacacacacgctcgctcactctcacacacacgctcgctcactctcacacacacgctcgctcactctcacacacacgctcgctcactctcacacacacacgctcgctcactctcacacacacacgctcgctcactctcacacacacacgctcgctcactctcacacacacacgctcgctcactctcacacacacacgctcgctcactctcacacacacgctcgctcactctcacacacacgctcgctcactctcacacacacacgctcgctcactctcactcacacacacgctcgctcactcacacacacgctcgctcactcacacacacgctcgctcactcacacacacgctcgctcactctcacacacacgctcgctcactctcacacacacgctcgctcacgctcactctcacacacacacgctcgctcactctcacacacacacgcttgctcactctcactcacacacacgctcgctcactcacacacacgctcgctcactctcacacacacgctcgctcacgctcactctcacacacacgctcgctcactctcacacacacacgctcgctcactctcacacacacacgctcgctcactctcacacacacacgctcgctcactctcacacacacacccgctcgctctcactcacacacacgctcgctcactctcacacacacacgctcgctcactctcacacacacacgctcgctcactctcacacacacacacgctcgctcactctcacacacacacacgctcgctcactctcacacacacacacgctcgctcactctcacacacacacacgctcgctcactctcacacacacgctcgctcactctcacacacacgctcgctcactctcacacacacgctcgctcactctcacacacacgctcgctcactctcacacacacgctcgctcactctcacacacacgctcgctcactctcacacacacgctcgctcactctcacacacacgctcgctcactcacacacacacgctcgctcactcacacacacgctcgctcactctcacacacacacacgctcgctcacacacacacacgctcgctcactctcactctcactcacacgctcgctcactctcacacacacactcgctcactcactcacacacactcgaaTAGGGCtgggtgaaaaataaaatactaatctCTTGATTTTAAATCCCAAGAATCGATTAGTCTGTAAACACTGATTTCACAGGCATCTGTCAAGTTTAAGATTTTGGGCTTTTTTCAGACTAGTGGGAAGAGAACATCCAAAAGACCCTGTTCAgagtttcttttatagcactttatccatatacaatacatttcaattacatcaatatttttaaaggctggtttctcaaaatgagttttttctccaacactgagccataaatctccacttcaggaGCACTTACACaccaaactttacattttattcctgcttgattaccgtatttttcggactataagtcgcacctgagtataagtcgcatcagtccaaaaatacgtcatgatgaggaaaaaaacataaataagtcgcactggactataagtcatatttatttagaaccaagaaccaagagaaaacattaccgtctccagccgccagagggcgctctctgtTTTcggtgtagactacaggagaacagagcagcatagagcgccctctggaggctggagacggtaatgttttctcttggttcattctcttggtttatttctctcggttcatgtcaaattaattttgatacataagtcgcacctgactataagtcgcaggaccaactAAACTATTAAAGAAaattgtgacttatagtccggaaaatacggtatatacattttattccCCCCCCAAAATTTTTTGGAAATATATTGCTTTTTTGTCTGTTCTAAGTGTCGTCTGAATTATGGAATGACAGAAACAATTGactaattatgtaaaaaaaaaaactaaacaagatTTTTGAAACTGACTACATCGAGTGTTCAGATTTTCGTATGTATTTtcgagtgcgtgtgtgtgtatatgtgtgtgtgagattgtgtttgtgtgtgtgtgtgtgagagagattgtgtttgtgtgtatgtgtgtgtgtgtgagagattgtgtttgtgtgtatgtgtgtgcgcgtgtgtgtgtgtgagagattgtgtttttgtgtgtgcgcatgtgtatgtgtgagagagattgtgtttttgcgtgtgtgtgagattgtgtttgtgtgtatgtgtgcgcgcGTATGTGGCTgcgtatgtgcgtgtgtgtgagtgtgtaataCAGAGAGCAGAGGAGAATTGTAAATGCGTGACCATGTAGAGACAGAAATGACACATCATaatataaataagataaataacgTAAGgctttttagtttaagttatagACCTGTTCTGTAGGAAAGCTAACCTTAAATGTCTTCTGTTGTGGTCTGGTGATAATATAATAGCAGAGAAACACTGGGACAGCCACAGATCCATCAGTTTAACCCTCAGTATTATAGTAATGTAGTACCAACTGACTCTGTATATTTTAGAGCATTAGAGAGATGTGTGGCATGTACTGCATCTGATATGTATCCCAAATAATCAATATTGAATCGAAGCTTGTGAATGTGAATCAAATGGTGAAATGTCTAAACCCAGCCCTACAAAAGAACACAGGCTTGTGTCCTGAATCAGAGGATACTGGAGGGACCTTTACCTTCATCTTTACACTCTTTACTACGCCGCAGCAGCTCGTCTCGGCCCACAGTGTCTGTCTGCTTTAGTTTCACTCTCTGCTCTCTGTCTTTGTGGCGGCGGCTTGTCTTTTAGTCCTACTCTACACGGCTCTTTATCTGTGTCTTTGAGCCGGGCTCCAGCAGGAGACGCCGCTACAACAGAGAGATCAGGGTTAACACCACACTGGTCAAAGGATATTGAATGTAAGCGAATCCTCTGGGCCGACGGGAGTAGAAGTCTAGAGGGATGTAGACGTCTGTGACGGGGCCGTATCGGCCGAACTCTCTCCGCAGATCCTCTGGCCTGAACACCGGAAACAACATCTTACCAGGACACACTTAAAGAAACCCTGCAGCTCATTTACTGAGGCCAGGCTCGTGCTTCAGCAGGACACAGATGTTTAGATCAAAGACTCATCGAACGAAAGCCATAGAGAAGCACAGCAGCACAGAATTAACCCCGCGGCTCCTGGCCATATAGCGAGGCcttatgaagtgaaacgatcagtctgtgcaagaaactgaacattactcacaacaatattactgtaatccagagcctcagaCATAAGAATAACTGAAGATCATGTAAGTGTGCTCAACTGTGCACCATGATTATGAACTAAATGTGCTTTTAACATACTAACATCTTTGTATTAAAAAGCTAAGCTGATACAGATTAACTTTATATGCTTAAGACATGTCAAACATCACATTTCACATCATTAGGCTGTGGAACACAGTAATAATGttttaagtaatattaaataataatcgttttgctatatatatgGTCAGGAGCAGCGGATTCATGTTGTGATGCTCGATATGTTAGTGACTCTCAcagtgacggcacccattgacttttAGTGAATCAGCATCTACTGCTGAAGAACTAAACTCATCTTCATCTCGTGCCTCGAGGGAGAGTAAACTACTTCTGGAAGAAACCTTCAGTTAAAATGATTGTAAAGAGATAATATAgatgatataatataaaaaaatagtagaAATATATTCCATACAgataaaaatctacattttgtattattttaaatcaacatttagGTCAGTGTGTTATTATGGTCACtaaactgtaaaattatatataaattttcacagaaatgaaactgaaactaacaGTTGCTGATTGTTTTGCTTTATTAACTGcatgtttcttttcttctttctcttcttcattAGGCCACAACACTGTCTCAGAATAATCCTTTAAAGCCTCGGTTAAACAAAAGTCTAAAGTATTTCCGATCAccgtcataataataataataatccttttaTTACTGATaccaaaacaatcaaacaaaaactAGCTTAAATATCGGAATATCTGATGAGAAATGCAACGAGCGTAtgatagtgaaaaataaataaataaaataataataataataatgattatgcTAATAACAAAACGACGAGCGAACTACAATAAACCCCATTCAAACACGAAATATTAGGCCTCAGAAATATAAGAGTCATATTAAAGATGTTTGATTAATCAGAAATATAAAGAGAAATGGACGCTTCTGAAGCGGGAATGAACAAAGTTTCTTACCGGGACTCGTCGGAAATATTGCGGACGAACAGAGAGCTGTTGGGCGGTCTCATGTACCGAGACATTATAATCAGTATTCAATTCGTGCTTGTTGAAGCCAAATATGAAAGAGTTTTAAGAGTGATTCCTTTCTGAAATCTTTCTAGCTCCACGCGGTTCTGTGTCGCTTTTACTTCGGCGACATCGAGGCGTGAACTCAACAGCGCTTCACTCCACAGCACCGCCTAGAGACGCGCTCCAGAACTGCactcaccaacacacacacacacacacacacacacacacacacacacactctctctctctctctctctctctctctcacacacacacactctctctctctctctctctctctctctctctctctctcgcacacacacacacacaaacacacacactctctctctctctctctctctcaattcaattcaattcaattcaatattgctttattggcatgaatgtaaattatacaatattgccaaagcttagtgtacatatatagaagaaataaaataaattataacaaaaaaatggaCATCACAGTAATGGAACTGATTATAATAACATCTTATAATATTAAACTAGCAAATTATAACATTTGTGTGAACGTTTGATTCCACAGTCTTAAACTTACatagaaatacacaaacataccaaGGATCACTGTGGTGCACAATAGGGTCAGACACACTGAGgtcacattcatacacacacacacacacacacacacacacgttcacctgCTGTCTCTCAGGCTGTGGCACGTCCACACGTATCTCgcagccagtgctgctgtgtgtccctgtcctaatattatttttaatttttctgtttcactAATTGCTGTAAAGTTCTGTATTAAATTTGTGAATTTGCTGAAGTATAGTTCTCTTATGGAGGTGTATTTCTGACAGTGCAGGAGGAAGTGCGTCTCTGTCTCGATCTCTCCTGTCTGACAGTGAGCACACACTCTTCTCTCTCTGGGTAACCAGCTCTTTCGGTGTCTGCCCGTCTCGATGGCTAGACTGTGCTCACTGAGCCTGTACTTGGTCAGGATCCGTCTCTGCTTTGTGTCTCTGACACTCTGGAGATAATCTTCATATTCATAATCTGATTTTAGAGTTCGATAGAATTGTAATTTACTTTGTGTTTTAGTTTCTTGATCCCAATGTTCCAGATATGTATTTTTAGATAGTTTGgtaatttgattgattttgatgtttggtTGAGAAGCAGTGCTGGTCTGAGACTGGTTAGTGTTAGTAGAGTTAGTCAGGTTAGTAAGTCTCAGAACTAGCTGACTGAGTGGACTCTTTTCAGGGTTCAGTTCTTGGGTTTGTAGCGCTTTAAAATGTAGCGATTCTGTGGGACTTGATTTCAGATGCATCCAGAATTTGAGGGATCTTTTTTGCATATTGATAATCAATGGGAATCGGCCTAATTCTGCCCTACATGCGTTATTGGGTGTTCTTCTTTGTAATTTTAGAATCATTTTGCAGAATTCTGTGTGTAGGGCTTCTGTTGGATGTCTGTCCCATCTAGTGTAGCTCTGATCACTGAGTGGACCCCAAACCTCACTTCCATACAGCGCTATGGGCTGAAGCACACTATCAAAGATTTTACACCAAATTGGAATCGGTATTTCaatattttggaattttttcctGATTGCATATAGAGCTCTTCGAGCTTTATCTTTGAGAGCATTCACTGCCGAACTGAAACTCCCCGATGCAGTGAGGGTCAGACCGAGGTAAGTGTACTGCATCGTGTGTTCTAGAGCGGTGCTGCCTAGACTGAACTGGTATCTGTGTTCCTGACACCTGGGCTTCTTCTGGAAGACCATAATGTTGGTCTTGTTGAGGTTTACTGCCAGGGCCCAGTTCTGGCAGTAGTTGTCCAGCAGGTCCAGCTGCTGCTGTAGTCCCTGTGGGGTGGAGGACAGCAGCACCAGATCATCTGCGTACAGCAATAGCTTGATGTTCTTGTCTTGTAGAGAGAGTCCAGGGGCTGTAGACTGTTCCAGCTGCACCGCTAACTCATTGATGTAAATGTTGAACAGAGTTGGACTCAGACTACAGCCCTGCCGCACTCCTCTTCTCTGGGTGAAGAATTCTGTATGTTTGTTGCCAATTCGGATTGCACATTTGTTGTTCGAATACATTgattttataatgtcaaaaacTTTACCCCCTACACCACTTTGTAAAAGTTTATAGTATAATCCGTCGTGCCAaatagaatcaaatgcttttttgaaatcgacaaagcatgcaaatatttttccGTTTTGGGTCTGTTTTACGTGTTTATTGATTAGGGTGTGTAGGGTGTAAATGTGGTCAGTCGTTCTGTGATTTGGAAGGAAGCCAATCTGACTCGGGCTCAGGACATTGTGCTCGTTAAGGAAGTTTACCA encodes the following:
- the LOC113119766 gene encoding serine/arginine-rich splicing factor 10-like isoform X1, translating into MSRYMRPPNSSLFVRNISDESRPEDLRREFGRYGPVTDVYIPLDFYSRRPRGFAYIQFEDVRDAEDALLNLDRKWVCGRQIEIQFAQGDRKTPGQMKSKDRQSPRSSRYDDYDRHRRSRSRDRRRSRSTSYDRRRRRSQSPRDRSRGGTHRRRSREHDRSRPSARDRSRSPAHSKSRGGARSRSRSKSSSPRGTSQLHTEIPDGVEEKRQTRSPSRSRSRSRSRSRSRSWAGRKSWGH
- the LOC113119766 gene encoding serine/arginine-rich splicing factor 10-like isoform X2, which produces MSRYMRPPNSSLFVRNISDESRPEDLRREFGRYGPVTDVYIPLDFYSRRPRGFAYIQFEDVRDAEDALLNLDRKWVCGRQIEIQFAQGDRKTPGQMKSKDRQSPRSSRYDDYDRHRRSRSRDRRRSRSTSYDRRRRRSQSPRESRGGTHRRRSREHDRSRPSARDRSRSPAHSKSRGGARSRSRSKSSSPRGTSQLHTEIPDGVEEKRQTRSPSRSRSRSRSRSRSRSWAGRKSWGH